A single Carnobacterium inhibens subsp. inhibens DSM 13024 DNA region contains:
- a CDS encoding AAA family ATPase, whose translation MLTNIKLSNVASFNDEGAELENLNEINFIYGNNGTGKTTISNYISNMDNVRFKNCSNKGSLPSKVFVYNQKYLEEVIVDKKIPGIFSLGEDANQYEEQLESLEYILEKNFSQKESLENNLVIAKEELNDKNEEYIEYIWHMYRKNTEGVLHSVYDKVSLGAKNSKSVFFKEFLAYKSEITDDTELIEKSKLISDVDIVFNENISEVNEIDVINDTEKPSLGIFQESIVGTNDVDFGELISSLHIDGWVSTGKDVIEKNNLEKCPLCQQDLTENILEGLANYFDDNYKYSIEKLDKSIREYKDFYKRIISTINEIKNHEFIDDQKLIIIANEIDIVNAENEKKISEKELNPSNVINLSLFQNSISKINDLIMESNLSVNDQNEKFRDRKNYREQLKYQAKMYFIKEVNFETSKYDSGIRKIRNKCNGLERGINTKTEYIDNINKRINEIKTKIEGIGFTAEDLNKQLRLFGFHNFTINPVDNSYYQLIRESGEPVLNTLSEGEKTFITFLYFYHSITKNNEKNKLIVIDDPISSLDSSILYVVSSLLKKLIKDKASLNISQIILSTHNTYFHKEISYKSDINLTNFYLLRKNKSITSIMKCEKNPVTSSYDLLWKELYEYKDFPTSSVPNIMRRILEEYFTFLGNTKLDDLMLEFDPDEQIIADSLIKFAHDGSHRIKEDLFVEQPYQIYEKYYNIFEKIFEKNRQKNHFDMMVKRYLDEQE comes from the coding sequence ATGCTTACAAATATAAAATTATCAAATGTTGCCAGTTTTAATGATGAAGGAGCAGAATTAGAAAATCTGAATGAAATTAATTTTATTTATGGAAATAATGGCACGGGAAAAACAACTATATCAAATTATATTAGTAATATGGATAATGTTAGATTTAAAAATTGTTCTAATAAAGGAAGTTTACCATCAAAAGTATTTGTATATAATCAGAAATATCTTGAAGAAGTTATAGTAGATAAAAAAATACCTGGGATATTTTCATTAGGTGAGGACGCTAACCAATATGAAGAGCAGCTTGAATCTTTGGAATATATATTAGAAAAAAATTTTAGTCAGAAAGAAAGTTTAGAGAATAATCTTGTTATTGCTAAAGAAGAGTTAAATGATAAAAATGAAGAGTACATAGAATATATATGGCATATGTACCGAAAAAATACAGAAGGAGTATTACATTCAGTATATGACAAAGTTTCATTAGGAGCGAAAAATAGCAAATCAGTATTTTTTAAAGAATTCCTTGCTTATAAATCTGAAATTACAGATGACACTGAATTAATTGAAAAGAGTAAGTTAATTTCAGATGTTGATATAGTTTTCAATGAAAATATTTCTGAAGTAAATGAAATAGATGTTATTAATGACACGGAAAAACCATCTTTAGGAATCTTTCAAGAATCTATTGTTGGAACAAATGATGTAGACTTTGGTGAATTGATTAGTTCTTTACATATAGATGGATGGGTATCAACCGGAAAAGATGTTATTGAGAAAAATAACCTTGAGAAATGTCCATTATGTCAACAAGATTTAACAGAGAATATATTAGAAGGATTAGCTAATTATTTTGATGATAACTACAAATATAGTATTGAAAAATTAGATAAGTCAATTAGAGAATATAAAGATTTCTACAAAAGAATTATAAGCACTATAAATGAAATAAAGAATCATGAATTTATAGATGACCAAAAACTTATAATTATAGCTAATGAAATTGATATCGTGAATGCGGAAAATGAAAAGAAAATTAGTGAGAAAGAGCTAAATCCTTCAAACGTAATAAATTTATCGTTATTTCAAAATTCAATTTCAAAGATCAATGACTTAATAATGGAGTCTAATCTTTCTGTTAATGATCAAAATGAGAAATTTCGAGATAGAAAAAATTATAGAGAGCAACTTAAATATCAAGCGAAAATGTATTTCATTAAAGAAGTTAATTTTGAGACAAGTAAGTATGATAGTGGTATAAGAAAAATCAGAAATAAATGTAATGGTTTAGAACGAGGAATTAATACAAAAACTGAATATATTGATAACATTAATAAAAGAATAAATGAAATAAAAACAAAAATTGAAGGTATAGGATTCACTGCTGAAGATCTGAATAAACAATTAAGATTGTTTGGATTTCACAATTTTACAATTAATCCCGTCGACAATTCCTACTATCAATTAATACGAGAAAGTGGTGAACCTGTTTTAAACACTCTAAGCGAAGGGGAAAAAACATTTATTACATTCCTGTATTTTTATCATTCAATAACTAAGAATAATGAGAAAAATAAACTTATTGTAATAGATGATCCCATTTCAAGTTTAGATAGTTCTATATTATATGTGGTGTCTTCGCTACTGAAAAAGTTAATTAAGGATAAAGCGTCATTAAATATTTCTCAAATAATTTTATCTACACATAATACATATTTTCATAAAGAAATTTCATATAAGAGTGATATTAATTTAACGAATTTTTATTTGCTAAGAAAAAATAAGAGCATCACATCTATTATGAAATGTGAGAAAAACCCGGTTACATCTTCATACGATTTGCTATGGAAAGAACTATATGAGTATAAAGATTTTCCAACATCATCAGTGCCTAACATAATGAGAAGAATTTTAGAAGAATACTTCACGTTTTTAGGTAATACTAAGTTAGACGATTTAATGCTAGAATTTGACCCTGACGAACAAATAATAGCGGACTCACTAATTAAATTTGCACATGATGGATCACATAGAATAAAAGAAGATTTATTTGTCGAACAACCATATCAAATCTATGAGAAATATTATAATATATTTGAAAAAATCTTTGAAAAGAATCGTCAAAAAAATCACTTTGATATGATGGTAAAAAGATATTTGGATGAGCAGGAATAA